A single region of the Halorussus gelatinilyticus genome encodes:
- the cca gene encoding CCA tRNA nucleotidyltransferase: MTGEETDDEFEAVVAGVGERIDPDERERERMRDAVAALTERAEDAIADLPVAGDVMQVGSTARGTWISGDRDIDLFVRFPADVEREELESYGLAVGHAVLPEGREEFAEHPYVTGEYDGFDVDLVPCYRLDSATEIRSAVDRTPFHNEYLDARIDADLAGEVRLFKQFLKGIGAYGSDLRTRGFSGYLTELLVVAYGSFRAVVEAAAEDWHPPVRFDPEDHGTATFDDPLVVIDPTDPERNVAAVCAAENVARLQHYARELLADPRADYFSPESAAPLDAAAVREFVADRATTPVAVRFDAPDVVEDQLYPQLRKSLGGVRDEFERRGFDPLRAATFADESAVLLVELEVAERPAVERHDGPPVHVRQHAEGFFEKYADDSETYGPFIDGDRYVVERRREFETAAGFLESDALFDVALGVHVESALEADYDVLVGEEIGRLADEFGARLADYFGPAP; encoded by the coding sequence ATGACCGGCGAGGAGACCGACGACGAGTTCGAGGCGGTGGTCGCCGGGGTCGGCGAGCGAATCGACCCCGACGAGCGCGAGCGCGAGCGGATGCGCGACGCCGTGGCCGCGCTGACCGAGCGCGCCGAGGACGCCATCGCCGACCTGCCCGTCGCGGGCGACGTGATGCAGGTCGGCAGCACCGCCCGCGGGACGTGGATCAGCGGCGACCGAGACATCGACCTGTTCGTGCGGTTCCCCGCCGACGTGGAGCGCGAGGAGTTGGAGTCCTACGGGCTGGCGGTCGGCCACGCCGTCCTGCCGGAGGGCCGCGAGGAGTTCGCCGAACACCCCTACGTGACCGGCGAGTACGACGGCTTCGACGTGGACCTCGTGCCCTGTTACCGCCTCGACTCGGCGACCGAGATTCGGTCCGCCGTGGACCGGACGCCGTTTCACAACGAGTACCTCGACGCGCGCATCGACGCAGACCTCGCCGGGGAGGTGCGCCTGTTCAAGCAGTTCCTGAAGGGCATCGGCGCGTACGGGAGCGACCTCCGGACGCGCGGCTTCTCGGGCTACCTGACCGAACTGCTCGTCGTGGCGTACGGGAGTTTCCGCGCGGTGGTCGAGGCCGCGGCCGAGGACTGGCACCCGCCGGTCCGGTTCGACCCCGAGGACCACGGCACCGCCACGTTCGACGACCCGCTGGTCGTCATCGACCCGACCGACCCCGAGCGCAACGTGGCGGCGGTCTGCGCCGCCGAGAACGTCGCGCGCCTCCAGCACTACGCCCGCGAACTGCTCGCCGACCCTCGCGCCGACTACTTCTCCCCCGAATCCGCCGCCCCGCTCGACGCGGCGGCGGTCCGCGAGTTCGTCGCGGACCGCGCGACGACCCCGGTCGCGGTGCGTTTCGACGCGCCCGACGTGGTGGAAGACCAGCTCTACCCGCAACTCCGGAAGTCGCTCGGGGGCGTCCGCGACGAGTTCGAGCGCCGCGGGTTCGACCCGCTCCGGGCCGCGACGTTCGCCGACGAGTCGGCGGTCCTGCTCGTGGAGTTGGAAGTCGCCGAGCGCCCGGCGGTCGAGCGCCACGACGGGCCGCCGGTCCACGTCCGCCAGCACGCCGAGGGCTTCTTCGAGAAGTACGCCGACGACTCCGAAACCTACGGCCCGTTCATCGACGGCGACCGCTACGTCGTGGAGCGGAGACGCGAGTTCGAGACCGCCGCCGGGTTCCTGGAGAGCGACGCGCTGTTCGACGTGGCGTTGGGCGTCCACGTCGAGTCGGCGCTCGAAGCCGACTACGACGTGCTGGTCGGCGAGGAAATCGGGCGACTCGCCGACGAGTTCGGCGCGCGACTCGCCGACTACTTCGGCCCCGCGCCGTGA
- a CDS encoding NAD(P)H-binding protein codes for MRVLVTGATGFVGGRLVPALLEAGHEVVALVRDADGYDALDGIEVVEADLLERESLDGVFEGIDAAYYLVHSMRTGGDFAERDRLAARNFVAAARGSDLRRVVYLGGLGETGDHLSEHLQSRREVETILAEDAAFELTTLRAAIVVGDGSVSFEMIRELVAKLPVMVAPKWVHNECQPIAIDDVVAYLVGVLDHPETAGETYEVGGPDVLTYAEMMRKTGRIMGAEPRIVSVPVLTPNLSAYWVDLVTDVPKSIAHPLISGLKNPVVADDGPIRELLPVELTPFEAAVERALADAE; via the coding sequence ATGCGTGTACTGGTGACTGGAGCGACGGGGTTCGTCGGCGGTCGCCTCGTACCCGCCCTGCTGGAGGCCGGCCACGAGGTCGTCGCGCTCGTGCGAGACGCCGACGGGTACGACGCGCTGGACGGTATCGAAGTCGTAGAGGCCGACCTGTTGGAGCGCGAGAGTCTGGACGGCGTCTTCGAGGGAATCGACGCGGCCTACTACCTCGTCCACTCGATGCGGACCGGGGGCGACTTCGCGGAGCGCGACAGACTCGCGGCCCGGAACTTCGTGGCCGCCGCGCGCGGCTCGGACCTCCGGCGCGTGGTCTACCTCGGGGGTCTCGGCGAGACCGGCGACCACCTCTCGGAGCATCTGCAGTCCCGGCGCGAGGTCGAGACGATTCTGGCCGAGGACGCGGCGTTCGAGTTGACGACGCTCCGGGCCGCCATCGTCGTCGGCGACGGGAGCGTGAGTTTCGAGATGATACGCGAGTTGGTCGCCAAACTGCCGGTGATGGTCGCGCCGAAGTGGGTCCACAACGAGTGTCAGCCCATCGCCATCGACGACGTGGTGGCGTACCTCGTCGGCGTCCTCGACCACCCGGAGACGGCGGGCGAGACCTACGAGGTCGGCGGACCGGACGTGCTGACCTACGCCGAGATGATGCGGAAAACCGGACGAATAATGGGCGCGGAACCCCGAATCGTCTCCGTGCCCGTGCTGACGCCAAACCTGTCGGCCTACTGGGTCGATCTGGTGACCGACGTGCCCAAGTCCATCGCTCACCCGCTCATCTCCGGGCTGAAGAACCCCGTCGTCGCCGACGACGGTCCCATCCGCGAGCTACTGCCCGTCGAGTTGACGCCCTTCGAGGCGGCGGTCGAGCGCGCGCTGGCCGACGCGGAATGA
- a CDS encoding S1C family serine protease produces MVVGGGGHGNENDSTAWSSTARRGAGRGGAGRAAVDATDAPAPDARPTEPQATGAAAAQANDCNYTALYRQTESAVVAVNSSNASGNLGEGSGWVYRLSNGVAYLVTNWHVVANATDYDVQFNRGRWREAELVGADFWTDLAVLRVSDPPASATALDVADGSVRRGQPIAVLGNALGYEESISPGVVTGTDRAVSVFVRPGLNLTIPGTLQTDASAPFGSSGGPWVNCDGEVVAVMHAGTLPFDVSFGIPGALVRHVVPTLADGRNVTHPLLGARTVDLGPELAEANNLSVSRGAYVVDVPPWGPAAGELEGSPAIHRRTWLPYGGDVILSIEGTPVLDNEDLQSYLLLETRPNETVTMTVRRDGENETVSVTLGERPQVPPWPGLNATVPDETTTGANETTTAAANRDATPGTTG; encoded by the coding sequence GTGGTCGTCGGTGGCGGGGGACACGGGAATGAGAACGATTCGACAGCTTGGAGCAGTACTGCTCGTCGCGGCGCTGGTCGCGGTGGGGCCGGCCGGGCCGCGGTCGACGCGACCGACGCGCCGGCACCCGACGCCCGGCCGACCGAACCGCAGGCGACCGGTGCGGCGGCCGCACAGGCGAACGACTGCAACTACACCGCGCTCTACCGACAGACCGAGAGCGCGGTCGTCGCGGTGAACTCCTCGAACGCGTCCGGGAACCTCGGGGAAGGGTCGGGTTGGGTCTACCGGCTCTCGAACGGGGTCGCCTACCTCGTGACGAACTGGCACGTCGTGGCCAACGCCACCGACTACGACGTCCAGTTCAACCGGGGCCGGTGGCGCGAGGCCGAACTGGTCGGCGCGGACTTCTGGACCGACCTCGCCGTCCTGCGGGTCTCGGACCCGCCGGCGTCCGCGACGGCGCTGGACGTCGCCGACGGGTCGGTGCGGCGCGGCCAGCCCATCGCGGTCCTCGGCAACGCCCTCGGGTACGAGGAGTCGATATCGCCGGGCGTCGTCACCGGCACCGACAGGGCGGTGAGCGTGTTCGTCCGTCCGGGGCTCAACCTGACGATTCCGGGGACGCTCCAGACCGACGCCTCGGCACCGTTCGGGTCGAGCGGCGGCCCGTGGGTCAACTGCGACGGGGAGGTCGTCGCCGTCATGCACGCCGGCACGCTCCCGTTCGACGTGAGCTTCGGCATCCCCGGCGCGCTCGTCCGGCACGTCGTGCCGACGCTCGCCGACGGTCGGAACGTCACGCACCCGCTGCTGGGCGCGCGGACCGTCGACCTCGGACCGGAACTCGCCGAGGCCAACAACCTCTCGGTCTCGCGGGGAGCGTACGTCGTGGACGTGCCTCCGTGGGGTCCGGCCGCCGGCGAACTGGAGGGCAGCCCCGCGATTCACCGGCGCACGTGGCTCCCGTACGGCGGTGACGTCATCCTCTCGATCGAGGGGACGCCGGTGCTGGACAACGAGGACCTCCAGTCGTACCTCCTGCTGGAGACCCGGCCGAACGAGACGGTGACGATGACGGTGCGCCGCGACGGGGAGAACGAGACCGTGAGCGTGACGCTCGGCGAGCGGCCGCAGGTGCCCCCGTGGCCGGGCCTGAACGCGACGGTACCCGACGAGACGACGACCGGCGCGAACGAGACGACGACCGCGGCGGCGAACAGGGACGCCACTCCGGGGACGACCGGGTAG
- a CDS encoding DUF7530 family protein — protein sequence MSRERRERADSGEAPVTRYGETWVYESIVGAIPGLSLSQPVAVGVQFAVFEGLILAFAAMYDLWSAVPAGTAAVAVAAAGSYLMLALGEEIRRLETPATYRRLLFSSNIEVVLGVVSFVALLTYLFTLDARSGQVPLLAVLLGETPPAPAVFLTLLVLWDLCYRIGTGWWASLTGLVRTVQYGGEFDEAGRRQLLRIDLLTVGFALVQLLLVPFVWGRRPLVLAIVGHVVAVTLVSGASMLLLARS from the coding sequence ATGAGCCGAGAGCGCCGCGAGCGTGCCGATTCCGGAGAGGCCCCCGTGACGCGGTACGGCGAGACGTGGGTCTACGAGAGCATCGTCGGCGCGATTCCCGGCCTGTCGCTCTCTCAGCCCGTCGCGGTCGGCGTCCAGTTCGCGGTGTTCGAAGGGTTGATTCTGGCGTTCGCGGCGATGTACGACCTGTGGAGCGCGGTGCCCGCGGGGACCGCCGCGGTCGCGGTGGCGGCCGCGGGGAGCTACCTCATGCTGGCGCTCGGCGAGGAGATTCGGCGGTTGGAGACGCCCGCGACGTACCGGCGACTGCTGTTCTCGTCGAACATCGAGGTCGTCTTGGGCGTGGTGTCGTTCGTCGCGCTCCTGACGTACCTGTTCACGCTGGACGCCCGGAGCGGGCAGGTGCCCCTGCTCGCGGTACTCCTCGGCGAGACCCCGCCAGCGCCCGCGGTCTTCCTCACCCTGCTGGTGCTGTGGGACCTCTGTTACCGCATCGGAACCGGGTGGTGGGCCAGCCTCACCGGACTCGTCCGGACGGTGCAGTACGGCGGGGAGTTCGACGAGGCGGGCCGGAGACAACTGCTCCGCATCGACCTGCTGACCGTCGGGTTCGCGCTGGTCCAACTCCTGTTGGTGCCGTTCGTCTGGGGCCGGAGGCCGTTGGTCTTGGCCATCGTCGGCCACGTCGTCGCGGTGACGCTGGTCTCGGGGGCCTCGATGCTTCTGCTCGCGCGGTCGTAG
- a CDS encoding NAD(P)/FAD-dependent oxidoreductase: MNRIAVVGAGAAGLGVAYALREADAEVSVFERREEVGGRAATHRRDDCAYDVGANYCKDDDERVSDLLSGDLADGLVDTAGPVWTFDADGEISEGRGDDDRKWTYREGLATLGERLRDASDATVRTGTEVTGLAREGDADETAAGDGGRWRVEFEDADPDSPMAGDATADAVVLTPPAPTTAYLLDRADWGESDAGDSLREDLVEAVADVPYRTLLSVALHYPERADPPYYALVNADKDHELGWVSREECKPGHVPDGESLLVVQPSPEWSRHRYDDADEEIAVRVADLTAELLGDPDRYEFDWADVVRWRDALPDDGADGDVLDRGAEADLFFAGDWVAGEGRVHAALRSGLETGERIADAV; encoded by the coding sequence GCCGCGAGGAAGTCGGCGGCCGGGCCGCGACCCACCGGCGCGACGACTGCGCGTACGACGTGGGCGCGAACTACTGCAAGGACGACGACGAGCGCGTCAGCGACCTGCTGTCGGGCGACCTCGCCGACGGACTCGTGGACACCGCGGGACCGGTCTGGACGTTCGACGCCGACGGCGAAATCTCGGAGGGGAGGGGCGACGACGACCGCAAGTGGACCTACCGCGAGGGGCTGGCGACGCTCGGCGAGCGACTCCGGGACGCGAGCGACGCGACGGTCCGGACCGGAACCGAGGTCACGGGTCTCGCCCGCGAGGGCGACGCCGACGAGACGGCGGCCGGCGACGGGGGCCGCTGGCGCGTCGAGTTCGAGGATGCGGACCCCGACTCGCCGATGGCGGGCGACGCCACCGCCGACGCCGTGGTCCTCACGCCGCCCGCGCCGACGACCGCCTACCTGCTCGACCGCGCCGACTGGGGCGAGAGCGACGCCGGCGACTCGCTCCGCGAAGACCTCGTGGAAGCCGTGGCCGACGTGCCCTACCGGACCCTGCTCTCGGTCGCGCTCCACTACCCCGAGCGTGCGGACCCGCCGTACTACGCGCTCGTCAACGCCGACAAGGACCACGAACTCGGCTGGGTCTCCCGCGAGGAGTGCAAGCCCGGCCACGTCCCCGACGGCGAGAGCCTGCTGGTCGTCCAGCCCTCGCCGGAGTGGTCGCGCCACCGCTACGACGACGCCGACGAGGAAATCGCGGTGCGGGTCGCCGACCTGACCGCCGAACTGCTCGGCGACCCCGACCGCTACGAGTTCGACTGGGCCGACGTGGTGCGGTGGCGCGACGCGCTCCCCGACGACGGGGCCGACGGCGACGTCCTCGACCGCGGGGCCGAGGCCGACCTGTTCTTCGCCGGCGACTGGGTGGCCGGCGAGGGCCGGGTCCACGCCGCGCTCAGGTCCGGACTGGAGACCGGCGAGCGAATCGCCGACGCGGTGTAG